One window of the Pseudomonas sp. S04 genome contains the following:
- a CDS encoding SDR family NAD(P)-dependent oxidoreductase: MSQQSIDFTGRVAIVTGAGNGLGRSHALALARRGAKVVVNDLGGARDGAGNSLQAADEVVAQIQAMGGEAIANGANVANFSEVEAMVAQVMERWGRVDILLNNAGILRDKSFSRMDLADFRLVMDVHLMGSVNCTKAVWEIMRAQNYGRIVMTTSSSGLYGNFGQSNYGAAKMAVVGLMNTLALEGQKHDIRVNALAPTAATRMTEDLLDKTVFELLTPESVTAGALLLCHEGAPQRTILCAGAGGYATTRIFETNGVYLPPALQTPESVLATWDAICDTTDQCALEAGFKQTEKFLSKAAASFGNQ, translated from the coding sequence ATGAGTCAGCAAAGTATCGATTTTACTGGGCGTGTCGCCATCGTCACCGGAGCCGGAAACGGACTCGGACGCTCCCATGCGCTGGCATTGGCCAGGCGCGGTGCCAAGGTGGTGGTGAATGATCTGGGAGGCGCCCGTGACGGCGCGGGTAACTCGTTGCAGGCTGCAGACGAGGTGGTCGCGCAAATCCAGGCCATGGGCGGCGAAGCCATTGCCAACGGCGCCAACGTTGCCAACTTTTCTGAAGTCGAGGCGATGGTCGCGCAGGTCATGGAGCGTTGGGGGCGGGTCGATATTCTGCTCAACAACGCCGGAATACTTCGCGATAAAAGCTTCTCCAGGATGGACCTGGCCGACTTCAGGCTGGTGATGGACGTGCACCTGATGGGCTCGGTCAACTGCACCAAGGCCGTCTGGGAAATCATGCGGGCGCAGAACTATGGGCGAATTGTCATGACCACCTCCTCTTCCGGTCTCTACGGCAATTTCGGTCAGTCGAATTACGGTGCGGCCAAGATGGCGGTTGTAGGGCTCATGAATACCCTGGCGCTGGAGGGACAGAAACACGATATCCGGGTCAATGCGCTGGCCCCCACTGCCGCCACCCGCATGACCGAAGACCTATTGGACAAGACGGTATTTGAACTCTTGACCCCTGAGTCGGTTACCGCAGGCGCGCTACTGCTGTGCCACGAGGGTGCACCGCAGCGCACGATCCTCTGTGCCGGTGCAGGTGGCTATGCCACTACGCGGATTTTCGAGACCAATGGCGTGTACCTCCCACCTGCCTTGCAGACCCCTGAGAGTGTGCTGGCGACCTGGGACGCTATCTGTGACACCACAGATCAATGCGCCCTGGAGGCGGGCTTCAAGCAGACAGAGAAGTTCCTGTCCAAGGCTGCCGCCAGCTTCGGCAATCAATGA